A stretch of bacterium DNA encodes these proteins:
- a CDS encoding 4Fe-4S binding protein has translation MPETDVKNISAEEKKEERRIVLDIDRCIGCRSCEVACFYEHRGQQNLVHADPYYYAQFPYHCRQCEEPVCIDACPRDAIEKLEDGTIVRHKFKCIGCNSCAIACPFAAINEKLIHRIVSKCDLCISRLSEDEIPVCVATCTSGALMFIPLTEAIKRKEWGARILAKPGLHRI, from the coding sequence ATGCCAGAAACTGATGTTAAGAACATTAGCGCAGAGGAGAAGAAAGAGGAGAGAAGAATAGTTCTTGACATCGACCGATGCATAGGCTGCCGCAGTTGCGAGGTGGCCTGTTTTTACGAACATAGAGGGCAGCAAAATCTTGTTCATGCTGACCCGTATTACTACGCCCAGTTTCCCTATCATTGCCGTCAGTGCGAGGAGCCAGTTTGCATTGATGCGTGTCCGAGGGATGCTATAGAGAAGCTTGAGGATGGGACCATAGTTAGGCACAAGTTCAAGTGCATTGGTTGCAATAGTTGCGCCATTGCGTGTCCATTCGCAGCGATAAACGAGAAGCTCATACATCGGATAGTAAGCAAGTGTGACCTTTGCATTTCACGGCTTTCAGAGGATGAAATACCAGTTTGCGTGGCTACATGCACATCCGGCGCGCTTATGTTTATTCCGCTCACTGAGGCCATAAAGAGGAAGGAGTGGGGAGCAAGAATATTAGCCAAACCAGGTTTGCACAGGATTTAG